Below is a genomic region from Trichoderma asperellum chromosome 2, complete sequence.
CCGCATGTGATGCAGATTTTGTCGCCCGGATGCTGGGCATGGGATCCAGGATCAGCCACATCGGCGTTGCGCAGCGGAGCCCAACCACCATTAGGTGTCGTCGTGGTAGACGCTCTGCGATTCCATGCCTGAACTGGTGCTCCGGATATTTTCGCGGCTGTTGTCATCTGATTGGCCTTGCGAACCGTACCAGTCAAGGTGAGGTCTGCCTGCTTGAAATTCTGGACGTAGAGTTGAAGGGCATTCAATCCTGTCTCATTCACAACATCATGAATCCGATGGACGATCGTTTTAGCCGGGGCGTGCTCTTTACACCAAAGCACTGCCGACATGATCCCGCTCTCGCCGTTAATGGTGACAATGTTAAACTGGTCTCGGCGGGAACTCTTGACCGGAGCAATATCAAATCCAAGAATATGCCCTTTTTGTCGTGCGCATTCGACGTggtctatatattaaattagcttgCTGAACGCCCAACTTGCTCTCTACTAGCACAAAATCAAAATAAGGGGAGGAGAAAATAGAAATGGGAAAGGCTTACAAGATGCACGACATTGATGGCAGGGCACACATGCCCCGCCCTTCTGGTTACAGGCTTGGCAGATCTCGTCATACTTTGCTCTCGAGACAGATGGGATCCCCTCAGACGGTTCCATTGCCTTGGCGTTACCAAACTTGACTTCAGGCGTCCATACGGCGCAGGTGACATGCACCCAGTTATTGTCAGCTGTGCGCTTGAGCGGTTCGCGGGGGTTGACTGGGCGATTCATCTCCTCCTGCTTCTTGCGGTAGTATTCAGCGGCTTTGCGGGCTTGTTGAACTTCTATCTTTTCTCGCTCGCGGTCTTTCTcagacatcttcttcttgtggtgTGTGAGTTTCGGCAGCTCGACAAAATCATGTTCAGTTTGCTCAACAGGGCACAAGACACATTTGTATTGCTACACAGGGGTTGTTAGTACATGACTTCTAgtgggggagaaaaaaaaagaacagggagagagagagagagagagagagagagagagagaaatatgCAGGACTTACGATCGACACTTGTGGGCTCTTATCATTTGCACACATGTCGCATATCCATTTGCCCTGGACTTTATTGTCAATAATGCCGTAGCAGTTACGGTGGACTGTTAGGCGACACTCTCGACATGAGAGGTGCTGGTCTCCCATTGGTTCCATCTGATCACAAATGGCACAAGGAAGAGTTCGAGGCTTTGGCATTTCAGGGGCGGCTGGGGGTTCCACAGctgctttctccttcttcttagtCGGAGCTACGCTGGGAGTGCTGCCGGCATCCGAGGGTGTTGCTTCGGCTTCTTTATCAACTGcggtcttgagcttcttcctAGGAGGCTCCTGAGTCTCGCCGGGCTGGGAAGCAGCGGCTTTGGAAGGAGTTGGGGCTCGTTCGGGCGTCATATACCCCATTTCTTGTGCAAGCTGGAGTTCTTTGAGAAGTTCCTCATCTTGCTTGCGTTTCCATGCACGGCCACCAGCCTGCGCAACCTTCTTAGCCACTTCTTCAATAACTTCATATCGAATAGCATAGCGTCGCCATAGCTCGGCACAGCGCCGACATAAGGCGACAACGTATTGGTTCCCAGCTTTGTCCTTTCCAGTGCCCTTGAGACCCTGATCATTAACGAGTCCAGGAAGCGGATTCGGCGCTCTTCTCCATTGGCGGTCTTGCGTCCTGTTGCAGAATTGGCAAATAAagcttcgcttcttctctacCGCCTTCTCTGCGTCGAATGCAgaatcgtcgtcgtcgttggccACATCGTCAGCGAGCTTTGAAGCTGCAATGTCTTCGCGTCTGGCctgcttcttcccttttcgaCCGGGGAAGCTGCCCCACACTTGCTGCCCCCTTTCTGTTTTCTTCCAAACGTAGTAATGGCGGACAATCTCTCCCGGCGGCTTCGACTTAACGTGTTTCATGACAAGATGCAGCTCAGAGCCGAACTTTGAAACGCCTTCTTCGaacttcttggcctcggccGGGCTAAAGTTGGGCTCTTTGAACTCACTCCTAGGCTTCTCTGAGAGCACAGTGAGGGCCTTGGACTCATCAAAGTTCTCGCGAAATAGTGATTCGACGGCGGCATCTCGAAGATTAGTAGAGCGCTCGGGAAGGTCTAGCTTTTTGGCTGTAGACATAGCTTCGGCAACATAATCATTTATCTTGTCAACAGACGGGGTATCTGAGGTTGGTGGCTTCCATAGTAATGTGGCCGTGCAATTGGGATCATTTTCGTCCAAGTCTTCGCCGCGAGCGACGTATCCCGGTGGCTGATCTTGGACCCACTTCGGCCGCTGTCCTCGGCGAGCCTTTTCGGCCTCTTGCTGTTCTTTGAGCAACTTCTGATCTTTCTTGCCGCCCTTCTTAAACTCCAGCGGCTTGACATACTGAACAGGTTGTCCGGGCCACGCGCCAACAGAAGCCTGGTTTCTCGGGCCAATACGGGTGCCTGCACGAGGGTAGATGCGATCATCGTAGTCCAGGGCATCCTCCGGCTTGCAATGCATGCCGAGATAGCGCCATGGCCAGAGACTAGCCTGGTAAATCTGCTCCGAGGTTCCCTGATGAGgcgcatcgtcgtcggcggGGCTTGTCCTGTCGGTTTCGATGCCCTGagcatcctcttcgtcttcgtccaggagctcgtcgtcgtcggcatcTACGGTGTCGATAGTATTTGGCGTATGGCGAGCTTCCAACTTGCGCTCCTGAGCACGACTGCATGCAGCGCAGGACCAAGCAAAACCACGAGAAGGTTTTTTGAGCAGCGGTGGCTTGACGCAGTTCATATGGTATGTGTGCTGACACACTGCGCAGTCAACGGAGTCATTGCTGTTGGTGGGGAATTAGTGTTAGTATGAAGAGGTTATCAAGTTGGGTTGGCTGTGAAAGGcacgagaaaaaaacaacaataAAATGGGGGTagaaatgaaatgaaggGAAGTGAAGTGCTTTCAATCCGTATTCAATCTTCACCCAAGTGCTTGAtgatataaagaaaaactcaAACTcatgcccccccccccccccctcccctgatGTGGCTCTCTTTGGGAGCCGATGGGGTGATGCGCTGCATGATGCTTCTTCAGCGGCTCAAAGTGACATCGGACAGTGCCTGAACGGGCTCCCGGAATCGCTGTCACgggcagtagcagtagtgctTGCCAGGCATCGGGTTAGGCTCTGGCGGTGGTCCGACCCAGGCCAGCCAGCAAATTGCATGCACATGCACGCACGGCAGAAGCACACGGTGGGAGGGGGAGACACGCAAGGTGAGGCGGAGAATGAAGGAATGGGAGGGGGGTGTGTCGACGGCTGTGGTAACTGGGGCTCCCCCCAACTGGAGGGGCGCCCAACCCGGCAATCCCTGGCGCAGTTGTGAAGGTacctgaagaaaaaaagggctcTCCCTGAAAGAGGGGGGTAGACGCATTGTACTGGTGGGCTGGCGACCAAGTACCAGCTACCACAGGAACCTTGTCTTGCGCAAGGGACTTCGGCCGAATGGAGCCGGGCATGGCAGGTACCTGAGCGAGAAGAGTGCAAAGGGCGCCACGGGGACGGGTACGGCGCGGTACTTGCAGCGCTGCAGCTGGAACTGGAACTGAAGGCACAAAACAGATAGGGCAGGGCAGAGACAGACAAGACAGACATGgcaggaaagagagaaggaaataCAACCCTAGGCCAGATGGGGCGCCTTGTAGGGTCGTGTTGACGGTACGTACCTTGCGCAATAGCCGCTGCATCTCTTGCAGAGCTTAACGGCGCTAGTCAGCTCCTTGCCACGCCCCTGCTCGACTAGCACGTACTGCCAGCGCTCGTCTAGCACCTTCTTGACCTTTTCGGGCACGTTGACAATGAGCCGGGTGGGAATCAGATCGTAGTTCTTCTGGATGTACCTGTCGTACAGTTTCTCGTACCAGAAGCTGTCCGGCGTGCGACGGTAGTCGTCCATGCTCTTGATCTCCAGCCGATGCCTGATCTGGCACTTGCCGCGCAGGGCCGTCAGGGGGCTGATGTCCGAGTGCATGCTGGCAAAGACCATTCGCGTGTCGCTGGCCTTGCGCCCAATGTCCTTGGGGCGATAGTACCAATTGATGCGCACCGCGTCCACCGGCCGGGAGGCGTCGTTGTTGGTGTGCATGAACTCCATGATGCGGCCCAGGTAGTAGGGCTCTCCCGGAGGCTCGCACACGAGATAGACGTGATCTGCCAAGATGCTCTGTTAGCAGGTGCAAATTGCCCTCTGGCAATAAATAGGGTGGAGGTGGATCCCGGCCGTGCTACCTACCATTCGCCTCCAGCACCGTGCCATCGTCGGCCACCATTCGACCATTGTCCGGCAGGCCTCTGCACGTCTCGAATGTGAGCATGTTGGATTCGGGCCATGTCATGCCCTGGAGCTGGGCCTGCGCGGCCAAGGCGTTCTTTTTTGACGCTGCTGTCGTCGACGCCGGCGGCGTTGCTGCAGCCGATGTTGCGGttgatgctgccgctgccgcgcCGCCGTTTTGGTTAGCTGCCGCCTTGCGTTTCCGTGAAGGCTGCGACGTGCCAGTCCCCGACGTCGCCTGTGATGCGTGAATAGTTCCGCCAGATTTTGCATCCTGGCTGCCATTTTGGCTGGGGGTGGTCTTGGAGTCGTCGGCCGCAGCAAGAGCATTTTTGCGTGAGCTGCCGTTGGCGCGAGCCGTCTCGCCGTTGCCGACGCCGTTGGTCTGCCGCGAGGGCTTCTTGCCGGCGTCGCTGTCTTTTTTGTCAGGGTAATAATCATACATGTCCATCTCGATGTCCTTATCCTCAGCATAGTTGGGACGAGAGTTTGCTGTCCTGTTGCGGGAGCGAGTCCCGTAGGGCATGGCCTCAATGACTGTGTCTTTGTCTGCGGCGCCAGAGGCAGACGACATCTTGGTCATTGCCTCGGGCGTTGCCTTTGCTTCAGGCTCAGCAGATTTTGAATCCTGTTGTGCGTGTCAGAGCAAACGTTGGCGACGGAAGAAATATATCGAACATGGACGCCAATGAATCcaaaataaaatgaaaataatgaaaataaaaaatcgCAGTTGTTGCCAAATGCGGCTTGTAAGAGAGcgaagtataaaaaaaaacagaaaaccGAAAAAACTCACGCTCGGTTGCACCATATTGGCGACAGATTAGCAGCGTGGCCGTGGAACGAGGCAAATCGAGCTTTGTGAAGGCATGCCCGTCTTATGCCTCGAGCAGCGTGTAGGAGTGAAAGTGAGTTGGGAAAGGATGAGAGCGATGGAGGGCTTCGGTGTAAAAGACGAGAGCACAAGACCGAAACGCAATTTATAGCTTCCGTAGTGTCGTGGAGAATACGGGACGATGGGTTGGCACGACAAAACACGCGATAGAGAGCAAGAAAGGTCGTCTCTCGCCCCGAAGACCACGGCGTGGGAAGCGAAGGTTGAatgagagaggaaaagagagttAGTATAGGCATGAGTCTGAAGAAGACATGCCCTGGCACTGGCGCCGTACAAGCATGGGGGCGGCAGACACTACCTAGCAGGTACTAACCCGGTAGCGTTCCCAGGCCCAGGTAGCCGAGGTAGCGCAGAGGTATGCCTTAGCAGGCTGTGGCGAACCGCGCCGCGGGCTCTGCGCGCATGAGGCTAAACGGCGATGCTAGTGACTTTATATATACCTGGCGCACCCTTGATTGAGCGGTGCTCCACAAGCCCGCCTCTGGTCTCACACCATTGCTGAATGGACGGATCGTCTCCCAGCTTTTTTTCTACGAGGCGTTCATCAGCGCCCACCCACGGACGACGCACACGTTTGTGTCGATTCTGTGGCTGCTGCGTGGCTGTTCCGTGCAATGCGTTGGGACCTGGGACAGAAACCACATCGGCCAGGCTGCTCTGCTTCGTCTGCTCTGCTTCGTCTGCCAGAGGGCAAATGCCATGTGCATAATGCATCCGCAATGCAGGGCGCTGGGCAAGGCGGGAAGCTACCGAAACGCCTCGATGGCCTCCTAACGAGAGGCGCTGGTTGGTTGGCCTGGCCACACGATACGGCACTACCTGGCATCTATTGTGTGTGCTAACGGCTCTCTGGCGATCTTCCTTGCTAACAGGTTCCATTTAATAGACCGCTCTCCGCCGTGGCTAGGGGCGATGAAGCTGCAGGCCTCGTGGCAGACCGCGGACAGCATGATATACTGCTTAATACAGgcactgcttcttctcggaCAGCCGCTGCTGCCTACTAATGCAGTGTGAGTtgtgtgctgtgctgtgctttgatttgctttgctctttttttttttttttttcgaccTCTGGCAGCACGTATCACGCGTGTGGGCTGTTCTGGGCGGAACCAAGACCGAGACGCAGTGCTCTGGCCGCATCGGACCGCATCCAATTCTTGGGTACGAATTCCCACGCATGTGCAAAGTACCGCCGGTACAAGTTGACGTTAGCACGAGCAGCTGCCTACAACTCTTAGCAAAAATACACCCGCGGACAGCAAGCCACCGATTAATTGTTTGCCCTCTCATCACAATTTCTTTAACTCATTCTGGGAAATGAAGGGCTTGGGACGTGTATACAAGCTTCCCACAGATCGGTGCGGCTACAGACACTGACTCGCCTCGAGAGTAAACCACAATCGGTGTATAAATATACTCGGCTAATAAACCAACCCCATGTACACTGCCATTTTTTTCCCTAGGAGACCTTGTTGCGCGTGGCTGTCTCGCGGGTGTTTATCGCAGAAGAGTGCTTTAAGTTCCGGAGGTGAGGTCATGAGCAATTCCTAGAATGGTCAGCCCCCTAGCAGATTTATGGGGCATCTTGTAGGGACGCCGGCACACGCAAGATGGGAACTCTTTTACTGTACTATGCAATATCCACCCACCTGACCAGGACGTCCAAGGAGCACTAAAGAGCATTCGCTCGCGTCGCCCTTTTGCTTCCCTCGCCTTCTCTGATTCTTCCAAGGCGAATGGTGACGTATGTCGCATATAGCGTGTGTTACCGGCTAAGTGTCTAGACTACATGTCTGTACAGACAGACCCTAAGCTACTACTACCAATCTTGTTACGCCGGAGCCGTTGTTTGCTTGACAGACAGAGACGCAGGGATTGAGGGAGAGACGCCCCCCTGGCACCTGTGCATGGCTGTGAGAAAAGAGGTGAGAAGGTATAGGTAATCGTGCGAAACTAGCGGCATTGTTCCGGCCAGGCTGGCTCATTTATTTTTCGAATaaatgagctgctgcagttAATTGGCATGCGGATACACGAGCGTTGTCATGCCGGTCGGATATTGAGGGTACAAGTGGCCAGGTACCTCGAGTATTCGTACTGTCTGCTCCGCAACACGAGTAATATCCGCATAAAACGATAGATCTGTGTTGTGTGCAAGTCGCCCACGCGCCGACAACACCGCTAAACCTACAGCACCAGGCATCTTGTGCTTGGTGAGCAATGTGCGAGAGACTAATCGCAGGTTGTCTATCAATCGTTCTATACAGCTGACAGTTGTTGGCTGCCTTGTACATGCAGAGTAGCTTGCCGGATCTGCTTCTGGGGATGCGAATCCGGATGTGCtgccgtcatcatcaccattgcCACGACGTCACAACCTAGGGCCGGGGCCGTCTGTCACAATCcgatactgctgctaccacACGTTAATAGCGCAGCAACCGCGAAAAGTCCGAGCAAGCCGCGGCAGCGACGATATTTAGGCCATCATCGCACCAGCAGGCACTTATTAGACGACAAGGCAGAGTGGAAAGTGGCGACTTATCGAAGAACTGGGCTCCGGcggagaataaaaaaaaagtaaaagcaaGCTAACGGCAGCATCCCGTCGGTCACAGGGCAGCCTACAAGAAGTACCTACTCGGGAAgtggtttttttctcttttgtgtGAGGGACTGGCGGAAGAGATGAGAAACAGAGTCTAAATAACAAAGAATCGCCCGGATCGGCTTTGTGGAGCCCAAGCCTGAAGTAGCACGACTGGTGGTAGTAGTAAGCTCCGCTAACAGCGccacaagaaaaagaaaaaaaaaacttcgaTTGCCAGCGGTGCTGGTGCCAAGTTCATATGATCGCGCTAAAGCCTAAATGATTAGGTAGGCAATAGCATTATCTAGTAGGCAGCTGGCATTCTGGTGCAGTGAAAAGCGCCTATCGGTAGGTTTCGCATAGCAGCTCGCGTATAAGCACACACATGCGCTCGTTGGCCTAGTTGATAGGCAGCTGAACTCCATCTGTGGCGAGATTGTGTTGCCCAAGATTGCGTGTTTGGACTGTCGCCcgacacacacgcacacacttATACTATACATGCGCACGCCGGCCTGTTTGTTCATCGACGACAGCGCGAGCGAAAAGCCTGAGCTTCTCTTCCCCTCGATTGTAAAACCGCCACAGCCCACCAGTAGCGGGCGGCAGACTTTGTTGAGGACAGTCTCACCGATAAGAGGCCAGAGTAAGATGGAAACCATTCGTGCGGCTGTCAGACAACTCATCCACATCGCCCGTTCTGAGGCACTGGGCACCACAGAGAGGCACTGGTGGGATCGAAGAGGGCCCTATGCAACGCACGAGTTTCGAATGGCATTTTCTACGTGGATGTGAAACAGAAACACTGAGTGGTGGTCTGAGCAAACCGCAACACGGGGCAAGATACTGAAGAATCTCAATTTGCTGGTAGTCATTACTTTTACACGTCCATGCATAGGCCGATATTCTCGCATCACTTATCAGCACTGATGCGCCAATAGCAGATTCGTGTTACCATCAAAGCCGCCATTGATTTGATTTAATGGCAGCTTATTCCAGGTGCCTATGCTGTAGTTGCCTACCTGTATTTGCCTGGGTCTAGCAGTACCTCCTCAATCCCCTGCTACTTATAGGTACTTCCAGCAGGTATCTCCAGACTTCAGTGGGAGTTCTGGAAGCGGAATGGCGCAGGGTTCCTTTGCCGGCCAATCACCAGCCGCGGGGGGCATCCTTGGAAATCGGGGCTGCAGCGATTGGGTGTGGGTGTGTGTCACTGTCAGGTTCCAGGAACGCCCCGCAGGTCTGGAGGAGCGACTGCAGAGACGTTGGCAGGCAAGGGGTTTGGGTGCCGGTCCACGTCAAACTCTGGTAAATGGCCGTCGATTGCACTGCGGCCCTTGCCTGCAGCCGGCTTTCTTGCCGCGCAGAGGGACTTTCcgggggaggaaaaaaaggagaaaaaaaattataggaAACGAAACGCCCGAAGCTGGCAGCTAATCTAGCATAGCCGCATGGACGCATCGAGACTTGGCCTTGTCTCGATGCAGTCTAGACGTCTTGCTCCCGCACTAGTACATAATAACATTCAGTCCGGTGTCCGCCAGAACGGGATGCTAAGATGAGGTACTTTGGGCGAGTGCGGCGCAGCGCCTAGGGTGGAAGTACCAGCGCCGGGTGCCGTGCCCTGCTCTCGGGTCACTTGTCTTGCCTCTGTCGGCCTCCAATTACATAAGTCTGTTCACGTGACTTCGCGTGTTGGTGCCGCTCGTAACGACCCGGCCCTGTCACCTCTGCCTAGCAATAGCGcgcttctctctccaccaCGGATCCCAGGTCAAATGGTGCCGAGGATATGATACGCGGATCATGAGATTGCTGACTGATTGATACCGTCATCGCCCATTACTCTTTTGTTCTCTATCTTTCGCTTCCCTGTTCGTTTTGCGTAACCAGATgattctctcttctccgtAGGTGCGTGTCGCCGCCTGCTTCCCTCGCAGCCATGGAGAGCATGAGAGGTCTCCTGCACAAGACGAGCGTTCAGGAGGCTCAAGAGCGGCAGGCAGGGGCTGttgggccgccgccgctggcTGGCCAGAAGAGGAGCTGGTCGACGACCCTTGACGATGCAGATACGAAAGGCCTGCCTCTAATATCCGGCGCCACGACTACATCTGTTTCGGCGCCGAATTCTCAGGGCCCGGTTCGTTTCCAAAAGGCGCCTCTGTTctcctctccagctgctaCTAGGCTTTCTGCCAGTAAAATTGTTTCGCTTAATGCCTCGGAAGATCCTTCCGAATA
It encodes:
- a CDS encoding uncharacterized protein (EggNog:ENOG41~BUSCO:EOG092D02KN), whose translation is MVQPSDSKSAEPEAKATPEAMTKMSSASGAADKDTVIEAMPYGTRSRNRTANSRPNYAEDKDIEMDMYDYYPDKKDSDAGKKPSRQTNGVGNGETARANGSSRKNALAAADDSKTTPSQNGSQDAKSGGTIHASQATSGTGTSQPSRKRKAAANQNGGAAAAASTATSAAATPPASTTAASKKNALAAQAQLQGMTWPESNMLTFETCRGLPDNGRMVADDGTVLEANDHVYLVCEPPGEPYYLGRIMEFMHTNNDASRPVDAVRINWYYRPKDIGRKASDTRMVFASMHSDISPLTALRGKCQIRHRLEIKSMDDYRRTPDSFWYEKLYDRYIQKNYDLIPTRLIVNVPEKVKKVLDERWQYVLVEQGRGKELTSAVKLCKRCSGYCASNDSVDCAVCQHTYHMNCVKPPLLKKPSRGFAWSCAACSRAQERKLEARHTPNTIDTVDADDDELLDEDEEDAQGIETDRTSPADDDAPHQGTSEQIYQASLWPWRYLGMHCKPEDALDYDDRIYPRAGTRIGPRNQASVGAWPGQPVQYVKPLEFKKGGKKDQKLLKEQQEAEKARRGQRPKWVQDQPPGYVARGEDLDENDPNCTATLLWKPPTSDTPSVDKINDYVAEAMSTAKKLDLPERSTNLRDAAVESLFRENFDESKALTVLSEKPRSEFKEPNFSPAEAKKFEEGVSKFGSELHLVMKHVKSKPPGEIVRHYYVWKKTERGQQVWGSFPGRKGKKQARREDIAASKLADDVANDDDDSAFDAEKAVEKKRSFICQFCNRTQDRQWRRAPNPLPGLVNDQGLKGTGKDKAGNQYVVALCRRCAELWRRYAIRYEVIEEVAKKVAQAGGRAWKRKQDEELLKELQLAQEMGYMTPERAPTPSKAAASQPGETQEPPRKKLKTAVDKEAEATPSDAGSTPSVAPTKKKEKAAVEPPAAPEMPKPRTLPCAICDQMEPMGDQHLSCRECRLTVHRNCYGIIDNKVQGKWICDMCANDKSPQVSIQYKCVLCPVEQTEHDFVELPKLTHHKKKMSEKDREREKIEVQQARKAAEYYRKKQEEMNRPVNPREPLKRTADNNWVHVTCAVWTPEVKFGNAKAMEPSEGIPSVSRAKYDEICQACNQKGGACVPCHQCRASYHVECARQKGHILGFDIAPVKSSRRDQFNIVTINGESGIMSAVLWCKEHAPAKTIVHRIHDVVNETGLNALQLYVQNFKQADLTLTGTVRKANQMTTAAKISGAPVQAWNRRASTTTTPNGGWAPLRNADVADPGSHAQHPGDKICITCGIDIALRWWPIDNFQERRLTNGHHGVIGSEAQKFVEQRKFQCHKCHKLRKTPRSPGLTLRTGPSPPPPELARPQPLEATLMAPVPPLRGSTPPPPPPNVVDYRDGRHMSHPLSWPQPPPGSHTMPAVSTPPLIPAPVHAPAQVTGHRPPPMAHPYPPAPPPPPPPPPGRTTAYPEWAPHRPGSQHNSPPRHINGGPPPPLLHGGPPPPQPPPVSNLSALRPPAMAGPPPAAPLPGSHQHGHGYSNGLPPSPRRMSGPTAPAPYVPPYHSGHSGHGGPIHPPAHLMNNGPPPPPPPPPPPPSRSDAFSHGLHPQRPSYPPASHASPPIVRNGLPPPPPPPPPQPHELPPSSVPMAPRPPESRPATAASTNPSLRNLLS
- a CDS encoding uncharacterized protein (EggNog:ENOG41), whose amino-acid sequence is MNCVKPPLLKKPSRGFAWSCAACSRAQERKLEARHTPNTIDTVDADDDELLDEDEEDAQGIETDRTSPADDDAPHQGTSEQIYQASLWPWRYLGMHCKPEDALDYDDRIYPRAGTRIGPRNQASVGAWPGQPVQYVKPLEFKKGGKKDQKLLKEQQEAEKARRGQRPKWVQDQPPGYVARGEDLDENDPNCTATLLWKPPTSDTPSVDKINDYVAEAMSTAKKLDLPERSTNLRDAAVESLFRENFDESKALTVLSEKPRSEFKEPNFSPAEAKKFEEGVSKFGSELHLVMKHVKSKPPGEIVRHYYVWKKTERGQQVWGSFPGRKGKKQARREDIAASKLADDVANDDDDSAFDAEKAVEKKRSFICQFCNRTQDRQWRRAPNPLPGLVNDQGLKGTGKDKAGNQYVVALCRRCAELWRRYAIRYEVIEEVAKKVAQAGGRAWKRKQDEELLKELQLAQEMGYMTPERAPTPSKAAASQPGETQEPPRKKLKTAVDKEAEATPSDAGSTPSVAPTKKKEKAAVEPPAAPEMPKPRTLPCAICDQMEPMGDQHLSCRECRLTVHRNCYGIIDNKVQGKWICDMCANDKSPQVSIQYKCVLCPVEQTEHDFVELPKLTHHKKKMSEKDREREKIEVQQARKAAEYYRKKQEEMNRPVNPREPLKRTADNNWVHVTCAVWTPEVKFGNAKAMEPSEGIPSVSRAKYDEICQACNQKGGACVPCHQCRASYHVECARQKGHILGFDIAPVKSSRRDQFNIVTINGESGIMSAVLWCKEHAPAKTIVHRIHDVVNETGLNALQLYVQNFKQADLTLTGTVRKANQMTTAAKISGAPVQAWNRRASTTTTPNGGWAPLRNADVADPGSHAQHPGDKICITCGIDIALRWWPIDNFQERRLTNGHHGVIGSEAQKFVEQRKFQCHKCHKLRKTPRSPGLTLRTGPSPPPPELARPQPLEATLMAPVPPLRGSTPPPPPPNVVDYRDGRHMSHPLSWPQPPPGSHTMPAVSTPPLIPAPVHAPAQVTGHRPPPMAHPYPPAPPPPPPPPPGRTTAYPEWAPHRPGSQHNSPPRHINGGPPPPLLHGGPPPPQPPPVSNLSALRPPAMAGPPPAAPLPGSHQHGHGYSNGLPPSPRRMSGPTAPAPYVPPYHSGHSGHGGPIHPPAHLMNNGPPPPPPPPPPPPSRSDAFSHGLHPQRPSYPPASHASPPIVRNGLPPPPPPPPPQPHELPPSSVPMAPRPPESRPATAASTNPSLRNLLS